Proteins encoded in a region of the Sulfurimonas marina genome:
- a CDS encoding molybdopterin-dependent oxidoreductase, with the protein MTEYTACPLDCYDACEVVYKDGTLKGTANGHTQGFLCPHLNHYENFERISAPRYKGEVISLDKALKKLKEIIEQTPKHQMLHYKGHGNFGLMQDVTDHFFASNDNILTDGSLCDGAGEAGILEGRGSNKNMPYSEIEKSDVIIFWGRNPHVTSSHLLPLIKDKKIIVIDPVKTQIAKTADYHVQLKPHTDLYFAMLLTRFLHIEGSLDEEYLQEYASEFEDYYELTQGIRIKATLDTMGLSLGDIGAVLELVKDQKVAIVCGVGIQKYSDGADIMRAIDAFAVTLGLFGKEGSGVAYLGDSKEGIESPFNTKSKKVSKVNTPFDEFESVFIQGANPLAQMPDTIRVQNSIYHTKNVVYFGLYENETSERADLVIPAKTFLEKDDVRASYGHNTLSVMNKQIESEIGISEYELAKYLCDAFGIDLKSEQEYLEHFKSFGVVKINGVFEVENREHISYQEGFDTDDGEFLFLEEFDVLQDIPEGNFHLITPKSAQSLNSQFNRENYVYLNSSHQINDGERVKIISKNGEVVLEVKNSEDLRDDTVLIYSGTPGVNNLTSSRHSIEGKSAIFQENTVSIVRDF; encoded by the coding sequence ATGACAGAATATACGGCGTGTCCACTCGATTGTTATGATGCATGTGAAGTGGTTTACAAAGATGGTACTTTAAAAGGTACAGCAAATGGACATACACAAGGGTTTTTATGTCCGCATCTAAACCATTATGAAAATTTTGAACGTATCAGTGCACCGAGATATAAAGGTGAGGTAATTAGTTTAGACAAAGCGTTAAAGAAGTTAAAAGAGATTATTGAACAAACTCCAAAACATCAAATGCTCCATTACAAGGGGCATGGAAACTTTGGTTTAATGCAAGATGTAACAGATCATTTTTTTGCCTCAAATGATAATATCTTGACTGATGGAAGTTTATGTGACGGTGCGGGTGAAGCCGGTATACTTGAAGGGCGCGGTAGTAATAAAAATATGCCTTATTCTGAGATCGAAAAATCTGATGTTATTATCTTTTGGGGAAGAAACCCTCATGTGACATCTTCACATCTTTTACCGCTTATAAAAGATAAGAAAATTATTGTTATTGATCCTGTAAAAACACAGATTGCAAAAACGGCAGATTATCATGTACAGCTCAAGCCCCATACTGATCTCTATTTTGCTATGCTTTTAACTCGTTTTTTACATATAGAGGGCTCTTTGGATGAAGAGTATCTACAAGAATACGCAAGTGAATTTGAAGATTATTACGAACTGACACAAGGTATTCGTATTAAAGCAACGCTTGATACTATGGGATTGTCTCTTGGTGATATCGGAGCAGTTTTAGAACTTGTAAAAGATCAAAAAGTGGCAATTGTCTGTGGCGTAGGGATTCAAAAGTATTCCGATGGTGCAGATATAATGCGTGCAATAGATGCATTTGCCGTTACTCTAGGTCTTTTTGGAAAAGAGGGTTCTGGTGTAGCATATCTGGGAGATTCAAAAGAGGGGATTGAGAGTCCTTTTAATACGAAATCAAAAAAAGTTTCAAAAGTAAATACCCCTTTTGATGAGTTTGAATCGGTTTTTATTCAAGGGGCGAATCCTCTTGCACAGATGCCTGACACTATACGTGTACAAAACAGTATCTACCATACAAAAAATGTTGTTTATTTCGGGCTTTATGAAAATGAAACAAGTGAAAGAGCAGACCTTGTAATCCCTGCAAAAACATTTTTGGAAAAAGATGATGTTCGTGCTTCGTATGGACATAATACGCTTTCAGTAATGAATAAACAAATAGAGAGTGAAATTGGGATCAGCGAGTATGAGTTGGCAAAATATTTGTGTGATGCTTTTGGAATAGATTTAAAAAGCGAACAGGAATATTTAGAACATTTTAAAAGTTTCGGCGTAGTGAAAATCAATGGAGTTTTTGAAGTGGAAAACAGAGAACATATCTCTTATCAAGAGGGGTTTGATACCGATGATGGAGAGTTTTTATTTCTTGAAGAGTTTGATGTTTTACAAGATATACCGGAAGGGAATTTTCATCTTATAACACCAAAAAGCGCTCAGAGCCTAAACTCCCAATTTAACAGAGAAAACTATGTGTATCTTAACAGCTCACACCAAATAAATGATGGGGAACGTGTGAAAATTATTTCTAAAAACGGTGAAGTGGTTTTAGAGGTTAAAAACTCAGAAGATCTTAGAGATGATACTGTTTTGATCTACAGCGGAACACCAGGTGTGAATAATCTTACATCTTCAAGGCACTCTATTGAAGGTAAAAGTGCTATTTTTCAAGAAAATACGGTTTCAATCGTAAGAGATTTTTAG
- a CDS encoding HlyD family efflux transporter periplasmic adaptor subunit, whose translation MKLLSLLLFLTTLAYSQVYYSKVEPYEMRTISSNVSGEVLDIAENMVGKKLTTKIYIKIDDALDKDELKDVNEKITYIKDTIKVNQEILENLNLSLEKKELNYKKVAALKIKSKIEKDNEFYNLVTSRNLALSTKKEINNLNIQLADLKLRKKQLEKTIEDKNLRNKGLILYSIDVKVGQVVSPGMALAKIADTSKGLLSIYVTEDELRSLKEKVVYIDGKKTDYKPTRVLSIADEKNISKYLVQIVINPPKIFSKLVKIELKEK comes from the coding sequence ATGAAATTACTTTCATTATTACTATTTTTAACTACATTAGCATACTCTCAAGTTTATTATTCAAAGGTAGAACCTTATGAGATGAGAACAATTAGTTCAAACGTGTCCGGTGAGGTATTGGATATAGCCGAGAATATGGTGGGAAAAAAATTAACTACGAAGATATATATTAAAATAGACGATGCTTTAGACAAAGATGAGTTAAAAGATGTAAATGAGAAGATCACTTATATTAAAGATACGATTAAAGTGAATCAGGAAATTTTAGAAAACCTCAATCTATCGTTAGAAAAAAAAGAGTTGAACTATAAAAAAGTTGCCGCATTAAAGATAAAGTCTAAAATTGAAAAAGACAACGAATTTTATAATCTAGTGACAAGTAGGAACTTGGCTCTATCGACAAAAAAAGAGATCAATAATCTTAATATTCAACTAGCAGACTTAAAGTTACGCAAAAAGCAGCTGGAAAAAACTATAGAAGATAAAAATTTACGTAACAAAGGGTTAATACTTTATTCAATCGATGTAAAGGTTGGGCAAGTTGTTTCACCGGGGATGGCACTGGCAAAAATTGCAGATACATCTAAAGGTTTACTTAGTATCTATGTCACGGAAGATGAACTTAGAAGTTTAAAAGAGAAAGTAGTTTATATTGACGGCAAGAAAACGGATTATAAACCAACAAGAGTATTATCTATTGCCGATGAGAAAAATATCTCTAAATATTTAGTACAGATTGTAATTAATCCTCCAAAGATTTTTTCTAAACTCGTAAAAATAGAATTGAAAGAGAAGTAA
- a CDS encoding chemotaxis protein: MAFLDKVDAATNLAKNNELQLLVFRISESEDSAYYAINVFKTREVVESKNHFLTQIPSSHPLLEGTIILRGLQIPLLNLPKWLGVNLSKEEVEKSDILICDFNGVIIGLRIMYAYRVIKKNWNEMHAPDSYRLKDDGVVINDTRLEDGSLCLVLDYEKLLADVIPQALVDIDKDTAMLKDIVLPQKLREGTVLVAEDSKTAQKHLIQIFQNAHIDMILFDNGKKLVEHLDSLDDAGIKKIAAVITDIEMPEMSGFTVTKLLKSNPLTNEIPIIVNSSMTGENNKREAEDLGADGFVDKTKSHNIIPMIASLITKE, encoded by the coding sequence ATGGCTTTTTTGGATAAAGTTGATGCCGCTACAAATCTTGCCAAGAACAATGAATTACAACTCCTTGTCTTTAGAATAAGCGAGAGTGAAGATTCGGCGTACTATGCAATCAATGTATTTAAAACGAGAGAGGTTGTAGAATCAAAAAATCATTTTTTGACGCAAATTCCTTCTTCTCATCCACTACTCGAAGGCACTATTATCTTACGTGGGTTACAGATCCCTCTACTAAATCTGCCAAAATGGTTGGGTGTGAATCTCTCAAAAGAGGAAGTAGAAAAATCTGATATTCTTATCTGTGACTTCAATGGAGTTATTATCGGTTTACGCATTATGTATGCATACAGAGTTATTAAGAAAAACTGGAATGAGATGCATGCGCCTGATAGTTACCGTCTTAAAGATGACGGTGTTGTGATCAATGACACAAGACTCGAAGATGGCAGTCTTTGTTTGGTACTTGACTATGAAAAACTTTTAGCTGATGTTATTCCTCAAGCACTTGTAGATATAGATAAAGATACAGCAATGCTAAAAGATATCGTTTTACCTCAAAAACTGAGAGAAGGAACTGTACTTGTTGCAGAAGATTCAAAAACTGCACAGAAACATTTGATACAGATTTTTCAAAATGCCCATATTGATATGATACTTTTTGATAACGGGAAAAAACTTGTTGAACATCTAGATAGTTTAGATGATGCAGGAATTAAAAAAATTGCTGCAGTTATTACAGATATTGAGATGCCTGAAATGTCTGGTTTTACCGTAACGAAACTTTTAAAATCAAACCCTCTTACAAACGAGATTCCTATCATTGTTAATAGTTCTATGACTGGAGAGAACAATAAACGTGAAGCAGAAGATTTAGGTGCTGACGGTTTTGTAGATAAAACGAAAAGTCATAATATCATACCGATGATTGCATCATTAATAACGAAAGAATAA
- a CDS encoding sodium ion-translocating decarboxylase subunit beta: MKNIVLKLLAFTMLFAFSTTAIASEHGAAASNTSAHQEETYESKPFGEMVTGFLKSTGIVALVNPNPDELSATGEKMSDFHKGLGRVIMILVVFLLFWLAIAKGFEPLLLLPIAFGGLLANIPVAGIAGEHGFLGVIYHMGLSNEMFPIIIFMGVGAMTDFGPLLSNPKTALLGGAAQFGIFGTLVGAVVLADMGLVDFTIKQASAISIIGGADGPTSIFIATKLSPELLGAIAVASYSYMAMVPIIQPPIMKALTTEKERKIKMTTLRHVSRLEKLVFPVLVLVLAILVLPESTPLIGAFMFGNFLKESGVVERLNDTLQNALINITTIFLGLGVGSKLAADQFLVPETMFIMGLGIVAFSVGTAAGVIMAKIMNLFPGHKINPLIGSAGVSAVPMAARVSNKVGMEYDRTNMLLMHAMGPNVAGVIGSAVAAGVLISLFQ; this comes from the coding sequence ATGAAAAATATTGTACTTAAACTTCTAGCTTTTACAATGCTATTTGCTTTTAGCACTACTGCTATCGCATCTGAGCATGGAGCAGCAGCAAGTAATACTTCTGCACATCAAGAGGAGACTTATGAGTCAAAACCTTTTGGTGAAATGGTTACGGGATTTTTAAAGTCAACAGGTATTGTTGCTTTAGTTAATCCAAATCCAGATGAGCTGAGTGCTACTGGTGAAAAGATGAGTGATTTTCATAAAGGTCTTGGTCGTGTTATCATGATCTTAGTAGTGTTCTTACTGTTTTGGTTAGCAATTGCTAAAGGGTTTGAACCATTACTACTTTTACCAATTGCATTTGGTGGTCTACTGGCGAACATCCCTGTTGCAGGTATTGCTGGTGAACACGGATTCCTAGGTGTTATCTATCATATGGGTCTATCAAATGAGATGTTCCCAATAATCATCTTTATGGGTGTTGGTGCGATGACTGACTTCGGTCCACTTTTATCAAACCCTAAGACAGCTCTACTTGGTGGTGCTGCACAGTTTGGTATCTTTGGAACACTCGTTGGTGCAGTTGTTTTAGCAGATATGGGTCTTGTTGATTTCACTATTAAACAAGCATCAGCTATCTCTATTATTGGTGGAGCAGATGGTCCGACATCAATCTTTATTGCTACAAAACTTTCACCTGAACTTTTAGGTGCGATTGCAGTTGCTTCATACTCTTATATGGCTATGGTACCTATTATCCAGCCTCCGATTATGAAAGCGTTAACAACTGAAAAAGAGCGTAAGATTAAGATGACGACTTTACGTCATGTATCTCGTTTAGAGAAACTAGTGTTCCCGGTTTTAGTTTTAGTTCTTGCTATTTTAGTTTTACCAGAATCTACACCACTAATCGGTGCGTTTATGTTTGGTAACTTCTTAAAAGAATCAGGTGTTGTTGAGCGTTTAAATGATACATTACAAAATGCTCTTATCAACATTACAACTATTTTCTTAGGTCTTGGTGTTGGTTCTAAACTAGCAGCTGATCAGTTCTTAGTACCTGAAACTATGTTTATTATGGGTCTTGGTATTGTTGCATTCTCTGTAGGTACTGCAGCTGGTGTTATCATGGCTAAGATTATGAACCTTTTCCCTGGACATAAGATCAACCCACTTATCGGTTCGGCGGGAGTATCAGCAGTTCCAATGGCGGCTCGTGTATCAAATAAAGTTGGTATGGAGTATGACAGAACTAATATGCTTCTAATGCATGCAATGGGTCCAAATGTTGCAGGTGTTATCGGTTCAGCTGTTGCTGCCGGTGTTTTAATCTCACTATTTCAATAA
- a CDS encoding biotin/lipoyl-containing protein — protein sequence MAKKFIDIMDTTFRDGFQSVFGGRVLMDDFFPAVEAAKTAGITHYEFGGGARFQSLYFYLREDAFEMMDKFRKIVGPDANLQTLARGVNTVMLDTGSKDLIDLHAKMFKKHGATTIRNFDALNDVENLKYSAERITHHGLKHEAVVTMMDLPPGCHGAHTVEFYEKTLRDILDSGIPYDSICFKDASGTSNPQKVFETIQMARKLLPDDTHIRLHTHETAGVSVAAYMAALEAGVDGIDLAASPVSGGTSQPDMLTMLHATKGMDFDLGGLDIGKILTYEKELQGCLEDYFVPPEATMVSPIIPFSPMPGGALTANTQMMRDNDIMDKFPEVIAAMQEVVEKGGYGTSVTPVSQFYFQQALNNVMQGPWKAIAPGYGRMVLGYFGKTPVEPDPEIVKIASEKLGLEPTTEKALDLADADPAKSLESWINVLKEEDIEITEENIFIAAACQEKGIAFLKGEGELNVRKISQMKEDCKEGNKEMSGNYTVVVDGQKFSVQVAEGNADIQVTAVNGESAAPAAAAPAAASGEGEPIKALLPGNVWKIVANPGQSVNEGDVIMILESMKMEIDVVAPRGGVIKSINVATNDKVVEGQIVANIG from the coding sequence ATGGCTAAGAAATTTATAGACATAATGGATACAACTTTTAGAGACGGTTTCCAATCAGTATTTGGTGGTCGTGTTCTAATGGATGATTTTTTTCCAGCAGTAGAAGCAGCGAAAACAGCTGGCATTACGCACTACGAATTTGGGGGTGGAGCTAGATTTCAATCTTTATACTTCTATTTAAGAGAAGATGCTTTTGAAATGATGGATAAATTCCGTAAAATTGTTGGACCTGATGCAAACTTACAAACGCTTGCACGTGGTGTAAATACGGTAATGCTAGATACAGGTTCTAAAGACCTTATCGATCTACATGCAAAAATGTTTAAAAAACACGGTGCGACTACAATTCGTAACTTTGATGCATTAAATGATGTTGAGAACTTAAAATATTCAGCTGAGAGAATTACTCATCATGGTCTAAAACATGAAGCAGTTGTAACTATGATGGACTTACCACCGGGTTGTCACGGTGCTCATACTGTTGAGTTTTATGAGAAAACTCTTCGTGATATTTTAGATAGCGGTATCCCATACGATAGTATCTGTTTTAAAGATGCATCTGGTACATCTAACCCGCAAAAAGTTTTTGAAACTATTCAAATGGCAAGAAAACTTCTTCCAGATGATACACATATCCGTTTACATACACATGAAACTGCCGGTGTTTCTGTAGCTGCATATATGGCTGCTCTTGAAGCTGGTGTTGATGGTATTGATTTAGCTGCTTCACCTGTTAGTGGTGGAACAAGTCAACCTGATATGTTAACTATGTTACATGCTACAAAAGGTATGGATTTCGATCTTGGTGGTTTAGATATCGGTAAGATTTTAACATATGAAAAAGAGTTACAAGGGTGTCTAGAAGATTATTTCGTACCACCTGAAGCTACAATGGTATCACCAATTATTCCATTTTCACCAATGCCGGGTGGTGCACTTACTGCAAACACTCAAATGATGCGTGATAATGACATTATGGATAAATTCCCAGAAGTTATTGCTGCAATGCAAGAGGTTGTTGAGAAAGGTGGTTACGGTACATCTGTAACTCCAGTTTCACAATTTTACTTCCAACAAGCATTAAACAACGTAATGCAAGGTCCATGGAAAGCAATCGCTCCAGGATACGGAAGAATGGTACTTGGTTACTTCGGTAAAACTCCGGTAGAACCAGATCCGGAAATTGTAAAAATTGCTTCTGAAAAATTAGGACTTGAGCCTACAACTGAAAAAGCACTTGATTTAGCTGATGCTGATCCTGCAAAATCTTTAGAGAGCTGGATTAATGTTCTTAAAGAAGAAGATATTGAAATTACTGAAGAAAATATTTTTATTGCAGCAGCATGTCAAGAAAAAGGTATCGCTTTCTTAAAAGGTGAAGGTGAACTAAACGTTAGAAAAATATCTCAAATGAAAGAAGATTGTAAAGAGGGGAATAAAGAGATGAGTGGAAACTATACAGTAGTTGTAGATGGTCAAAAATTTAGTGTACAAGTAGCAGAAGGTAATGCTGATATTCAAGTAACTGCAGTAAACGGTGAAAGTGCAGCTCCAGCGGCAGCAGCTCCAGCAGCAGCTTCAGGTGAGGGTGAGCCGATTAAAGCACTTCTTCCTGGTAACGTTTGGAAAATCGTTGCTAATCCGGGTCAAAGTGTAAATGAAGGTGATGTAATCATGATCCTAGAATCTATGAAAATGGAGATTGATGTTGTTGCACCTCGTGGTGGTGTAATCAAATCTATCAACGTTGCTACAAATGACAAAGTAGTTGAAGGTCAAATCGTAGCAAACATAGGGTAA
- a CDS encoding OadG family protein yields the protein METNLVIEGIKFMFLGMGTVFAFLVILIIAMNLMSSVIHKFFPEPQASADVSNTAKQQDNKKVIAAITAAIKYHREG from the coding sequence ATGGAAACTAACCTTGTAATAGAGGGGATTAAGTTTATGTTTTTAGGGATGGGGACAGTGTTTGCATTCTTAGTTATTCTAATAATAGCTATGAATCTTATGTCTTCAGTGATACATAAATTTTTCCCTGAACCACAAGCAAGTGCTGATGTATCAAATACAGCAAAGCAACAAGACAATAAAAAAGTGATTGCGGCTATTACAGCAGCTATAAAATACCATAGAGAAGGGTAA